The following DNA comes from Rhinolophus sinicus isolate RSC01 linkage group LG06, ASM3656204v1, whole genome shotgun sequence.
CAAtagcctcccacccccattcctgTGTCCCCAGTTTCTCAGCTGAATCGGAGCTAGAGAAGGAGCAGTGGCTGGAGGCCATGCAGGGAGCTATTGCCGAGGCCCTGTCTACCTCGGAGGTGGCCGAGCGCATCTGGGCTGTGGCCCCCAACAGGTTCTGTGCGGACTGCGGGGCTCCCCAGCCTGACTGGGCCTCCATCAACCTCTGTGTCGTCATCTGCAAGCGTTGtgcaggtgtgtgggggggaggggcactgGGCCAAGGCACACAGGGCTGGTGTGTCGGGATGACAGGTGGTCTGTCTGGCTGGAGGGGCTGGAGCAAAGACAGTAGTCAGAGTGCATCACTTGTGAAGTTGTGCCTGTGCACCAAGCTTTTCCCACTGGGATTAACCTGCATCCTTACATTGCAAGGTGGGGATTCAACTTTTCATGGCATgggtggggacactgaggcacagagagggaaatGGCTCATCCGTGGTCACCTGGCAAGTAAGTGCATCtggatttgagcccaggtctcTTGGGGTCCAGAGCCCATGTCTCATCAGAAGAATGGAAGGAGGCCAGGCAGGAGGGCTGGCAGGGGCCAGACTGGGCAGGGCTTTGCGCACAGAGGGAGGAGCTGGTGTTTCAATCCAGAGGGGGATTGGAGGCCGCAATGGGAGGGACGTGGTCAGATTGGGACCTCAGACTCTGGCGGGTTTGTGGAAGCTGAGTTAGAGGGGACAACGCTGGAGACTAGCGAGGAGGCTGCTGCTGGAGCCGTGAGAGAGGAGGCGGAGGCCTCGTCTGACGGACGGAGAGCCTTCAAGAGATGTTGAGGACCCGTGGCGTCCCAGTGACAGATCAGATGAggaggatgagaaagaaaagggaggagcTCAAAATTCGTTCGTCTGCATTCAACCAGCATTTACTGAGGGTCTGTGATGTGCCAGACCCCATGCCTGGTGCTGGGTATTTGGCCCCTTGGGAGCTGCCAATGCCCAGGTGACAGCTTTGGGTGGCTGGAGATGGGGACCCAGGGGCAGGAACAGTTCTGGGAAGGTGCTGCGCCCAGGGAAGAGCCCTGAAGCCCATGGGATGTCGAGGGCAGATGTCCAGGAGGCCTTGGGCTATGAAGTTGGGGTGCAGGAAAATGATGACTCCATCAGAGACCAGTTCAGGAAGGCATTCGCTCGTGGAGGGTGAGGGTGACGAGTGGATGGGATGCGAAGGAGGTGAGGCTGAAGCTGGAGCCCGGCAGTGCCAGGCACTCCTAGtgcccccagccccactgcctGCCCAGGGGTCCTTCGTGGGCCCTGTAGCTGAGCAAGGCTGCATTCCGTCCATCCCCAACTCCCCCCTCTTTATTTCACAGAGATTTATTAAGAGCTCACTGTATACCAGGCTTTGTCCTGGGCTCTGAGGCTAAACCCTAAAGCACACAGTCAAGGTCCCTGCTCTCAGgcagcttatattctagtggggagaggcaggaaataCATACGCAAAACAAGAGAAGTATCAGGTAATAACAGGGGCTAGGCAGAGAATGTGTTTGTGGTAAGCCCTCTCAGGAGATGATTGTGTCAGCTGAGATTTGAATGTCAGGAGGCGGCCAGCCCTGGGGAGATGGGGAAGAAAGTCCAGGCAGAAAGAGCAGtgagtacaaaggccctgagacagaagTGAGCGTGGAAGATTAGAAGAGGGGGCAGAGTGTGGCTGAGTGGGATGGTGGGAAGGCATGAGATGAGGTTGGAGAAGCAGGTAAGGAATTTAGACCTAATTCTGCGGAACCATTGGAGGGTCTAAAGCAGAGACTCGAAGCAAGGGAATTTGCATTTTGAAGAGATCACACTCTGGCTGGGCTTTGTGGAGGGTGGCCTGTCGGGAGTGAAACCTGGCTGTCAGGCGCCAGCTGGAGGGCTGCTGCAGGAGCCCAGGGGTGGCTGCAGGAAGCAGTGGCGTGCAGCTGGGTCCTGGAGCTGTGTGCTGCTGGAGCTGCAAGCCCAGCCTCTGGGTCCTTCGTGTGGCCTCTCACTGTCTGCCCCTGATGAgccctggagggtgggggtggcggggtgaGTGCTTATGGGAAGGACAGGGCCCCCATGACCCGAGTCTGGCTCTCTGTCTGCAGGGGAACACCGTGGCATGGGTGCTGGCGTGTCCAAGGTGCGGAGCCTAAAGATGGACAAGAAGGTGTGGACGGAAACACTCATCAAGGTGGGGAGGCCCCTGTTGTCACCTGTATTTGGGGTCTAGCTGCTGCCTGGatctccctgccccatccccccATCTCACTGACCTCAGCACCACAGAGCTAGAAGACACCTTTGGGATCATCTAGTGGGTGTGGATTTTGGAAACGCTGATTTTTGGCCAAGTCAGCAAACTGGCCAGTGAGCAAACTGTAAGAatgtttttacagttttaaagggttgtaaagaagaaaaggaaatacaacagAGACTTTGTGtcctgcaaaacctaaaatatttacttcatttcATCTATACGCACATGTGCCCGTGGGTATGAGTATATATGTTTAGGGCACAGTCATGGATGCACATGTGTGCCTGTGGGTTTGGGGTTCCCAGGTAGTGATGTGGGTGGTGGCTATAGGGGAGAACCTGTAACAGGAGGCTGGACTCAGGGCATTCCTAATAGCTCCAGTCAAACTACTGATCCAGAGAAATTTGGGTGTCACATCCCCTGTGAGGTAGAGTTAGagtccccagtttacagatgaggacattgaggcccAAGGAGAGTAGATGACTTTCCCAAAGTTACAGAGTCAGTAGTGGCAGGCattgtttctgctttgttctctGCTGTGACCCCACCACCCCACGTTGGACCTGACAGAGAGACAAGGTGGGGGACCCAGGAAATGGCAGTGGAACAAATAATCAGCAGAATGAAAGAATGCAGAAACTAGTCCCTGAAAGGCTAGACCCCTGCACTCCCCCAGAGTTTGCCCCTACCCCTCTTTCCCTGCAGGAGCCCAGGTAATGATTGCGGGGCTCAATCCTGTCGTGCCAGGGGCACGGGTGTGTGACTACATTCTGGAGCTGTGTGGGGGTGGAGCTACAGGCCCAGCCCCTGGGGAATGTCTTAGAGGAATGTCAGGGACAGGAGACGTTTCCAAAATCCCTACCCACCCCATTGGCTGACAGGTTGGCTCCCTCACAcccgccacccccacctcccGCAAGCTGTGATACCCTCAGGAATACAGAGTTCCAGATGTGGAACTGGGTGGGGAAATAGCAAGGGCCCCAACCAGGCACCAGGCCTGGGCATCCACCTGTCAGGCTGTCGGCCTCTTGTCCTGTCACTGAGCTGAGGACCTGGCTCAGGCCCAGGGCCGGTGGGGGAGCATCCAAGGCCACCCGCAGGTAGGCTGCCATCAGTTTCCCCAGTGGGAAAGTGGACGGGTGGCCTGGCtctcccagccccttccctgaCAACCTCAAAACCGAGATTTTGCAGGGCACAGGCCCCTGGTCGTAGGCTGCCCCTCTAACCTCTTGCCCACACCCGCAGCTCTTCTTACAGCTGGGCAATGGTGCTGGGAACCGCTTCTGGGCAGCCAGTGTGCCCCCTAGCGAGGCCCTGCAGCCGAACAGCAGCCCTGGCGCCCGGCGGCACCACCTGGAGGCCAAATACCTCGAGGGCAAGTACCGCCGCTACCACCCACTCTTTGGCAACCAAGAGGAGCTAGACAAGGTCAGGTCACTGGACCTCTGGGGCTCCTTAAAAGTACCTTCTTTTCCCTACACTGTCAGGGACCCTTGAGACCACCCCTTTCTTCCTGTGCCCGCATTTCTCAACATCACAGCTCATCTTTTCCACCAGCTTCTAATGATGAGCTggtggatggggaaactgaggcccagagggcagAAGGGCCATGCCTAAGCCACAGGGAGAGTTGGGGCAAAGCAAGGAGGAGCCAGGCCTGGCCCTTGGGCCAAAGCCATGTCCCCAGCATCTGTCTGCATCCCTCCCCTGCTGATTGCTCTGTCTCCTGCACCCCGTCCTGCTCCTTCTGAATCCTGCCAAAAGCAGTGAACTTGATGGGGATGCTATTTCCTGTCAGGCTCATAAAAAACAGCTGGTCGCTCCGACCCACCCCCATCCACACCCCATTCAAGATGAGGCCCTGTATGGGCCCCAGGCCCTGACAGGCTGGGAGCCAAGCCCTGAGCCCTGGTCTGGCTCGGCCTGAGTGGGAGGTAGCCTGCTCCGAGGCAGAGGGATGCCACTTGTGACCTCTGATCAGCCTTTGGTCCCTCCCCCAAGCAGCCCCACCCAGGCCAGCTCCGTCCAGCTAGAAGCCCAGTGGGAGCCAGGCCTCCACCTCCCAGGAACCCAGGCGTCCagccccccagcccagcccagtctAGCCCGCCAGCCAGAAGAGGCGGCAACTCCCATTGGTCAGGAGGGTTGGGCAGGCAGTGAGGAATTCAAATGTGGGAGGAATTTGCTACAAAGCACCCTGCTCTGCCCTTCCACAAGACAGAAGGAGTTTGAGATCCTCTAGAGAACAGGCGTGGCTAACAGGGTCTTGGGGGCTGCCGGCAGTGGTGAGACCTGGGCTGCTGGGATCCCTGGTCTCTGTCAGGTAACCtcagcccaccctccctccctgctttggccttcctcttcctcctatctctttcttcctctctcttctctctttcaacCTGAGGATGGGCCCCCAGACCTGggtgcctcctcctccctccctctcccctccagaTTCCCTTCCCCACTGGTCCCTCACTCTGGCTTGGGCTGACCCTGCACTCcgtcttctctcccctcctcccaggccctgtgTGCCGCAGTCACCACCACAGACCTGGCTGAGACCCAGGCGCTCCTGGGCTGTGGTGCTGGGGTCAACTGCTTCTCAGGGGACCCTGAGGCCCCCACACCCCTGGCTCTTGCTGAGCAGGCGGGGCAGACACTGCAGATGGAATTCCTTCGGAACAATCGGACCACGGGTGAGTGGCTGCTAGGATCATCCATCTCAAGGGATGGGGCCGCCCTGCGGCAGGACCTGGCCCTTTGCAGGTGGGGGTCTGCCAGGGCTGTGTAGCTCCCTGTGAGATTTGATTACATACCACTTGAGTTTTAATTGCAGCTCCCTAAGGGCCCTGGTGCAGCAGTGTGTGTGATTTTGGGTATACTTGTGTTTGCACGTCAGTGCACGCCAGTGTGCTGGTCCATTTGTGCATCTGGCTTCCCCTTCCTATGTACGTCCctttgtgtctctgtctctgcatCTCTTTGTGCATTTGTGGGCCCTTCCCTGACCTGCAGTGTAGGCCTTCAGGGTGGCGTTGGTGTACCAGTATCTGTGCGTCTCTGAGCTTCTCTGAATCAGTTTTCTTGCAGCAGGGTTTGTGTATGTCTGTGTAGCTGTGGGAGGGTCGGTGTTGCGTTTCTCTGTGTGGGTGACCTTCCACAGCAACCCTGTCTGCTGCTCTGTCTGGGTGGGGCTCTGTCACAGATTGGGGTTGGGTCCCATTTGGCTTCCACTcagggtgggtgaggaggggacGGTGGGGGTGAGCGCTGCTGGTCATGGCCCAGGGCTGGCCTCTGGGGCCACATCCCAGGACTGAGGGCGGAGCTCCGCGGCTGGGGCTCTGGGCTCAGGGCCACGGGTGGGTGGGGTGCGCTGGGCTGGAGAGAGCCCAGGTGTCCAGGGAGGCACAGGAGACCACCCAGCTGGCTTGGGCTTTGGGACCGCTGGGAGCAGGGCTGAAGCCAGGCTGTTTCCTTAGGCTTTGCATCGTCTGGGATAAACCTTCCTCTGCAGATTGTTAGTGAATTTGCCCAGGGCCCCCCTCATTGTAGTGTGCTGGCCCTGTGCCTCAACAAAGAGagtgagctgggctgggctgggctggggagttagggaggcttcctggaagggGAGGTACTAGAGCTGGGCCTTGGGAGCAGGGTGGAATTTGCACACATGGGGAGAGGTGGAGAATGGCTGGGGCAAAACCCTAGATGTGGCAGTGAGAGCCTGAGGGTGCTAACCAGGGGAGCCGGGGCTGGTGACAAATACAAGCTTGGATGCCCAACCCAcgtgggagtgggggggtggcACCCTTGGATGACAAGCATGACCAGCCACTCTTACCTTCCTTTCCAAAAGAGGTACCTCGGCTGGATTTGATGAAGCCCCTGGAAAAGCACTACTCAATTGTCCTACCAACTGTGAGCCACAGCGGCTTCCTCTACAAGACTGCTTCTGCCGGCAAGCTGCTGCAGGACCGCCGTGCCCGGGAAGGTGGGTGCTTGGGAAAGTGGCGTCCTGTCATGGCAGCAGGGCCAGAGAAGCCAGGGCTGGCCAGGCTGGGGGACCCATGCGGGTGGCACGTGCACTCTGGCAGAGTCACCCTGGATGGTTTCCTGGATGTGGTctctggtacacagtaggtgcttaataaatgggctgatcagggtgggagtggggcacaGCACTGAAAAGCATGTCACTGCCGGTTTCCTTTAGACTAAAGAAGGCTTTATTGAGTGCCCCCTGGGTGTGGGCCCTGCGCTGGGCATGCGGTATTTGGAGCCGGTGGATGCTAGGAAACTTGAGGACTAAGCCTAAagctctgtctgtctctcatCTCAGCCTTCCGTTTGCTCCCCATCTCTGAGTAAATCCACAGTCCTTCTTTCCACATCCCACAAGGACTTCCACgtcaccaccccaccccatgaCCACTCTGACCCCTCTCCCCTCACTCACAATACACCAGCCTCACTCacctccttgctgtttctcaaaCATGCATATTcaccagggcctttgcactcactGAGCCCTCTGCCCAAAATGCTTTTCCCCAAATACCTGCATGGTCAGTCCCTTACTGCATTCAGGCTTCTGTTTAAATGTCACTCCTTGGAGACTTCACCCGCAACCATTTTAGCCAAAATAGCACGCCCTATTTACCCTGCTTTCACATCATTTATCTGACGATCTATTTATGGGTCTGTCTATTGATTCTCTGTGCTCCACTGAAACATAAGCTACTCTGGGCCACCACTGTCACCCCCagaacctagaacagtgcctagtgCACAGTGGGCAACTGGCAAATGTCTGCAGGATGAAGAGTGACGGAGGCAGTGCTGGCTTTCCTGGAGGGAGCCCAGCTTGGGGGGCAGGCTCTGGGACACACCACCCTCAGAATGCAATGTCATGTCCTCGTAGACAGGACGAGAGACAGTGTCTGCTGTGGGAACATTGTCGAGGCATTGCTCACTGCATCCCTCAGCACCTCTGGATGAGGCGCTCCGACTCCCAGGGAGATTTCCTTGGCACTCTCTGCTGCGCGTCACCTCACTGCTCCTGGGACTGTCCTGGTCTATCTCCCTCTGCCTGATGCCATTTATGTAACTGCCTGAGTCATCCTTTTTGCCCTGGGTGCCAGGAAGCCCTGAGCCAATGCGAAGCTCAATACTATGAACTACACGAGTCTCCATGGCCTTGACATTCCGTTCTTTCTCCTTCTTGTCCTGGCCCAGATTCCCATCTCTGTTCCTTTATGGAATCTTGTCAATCTCCTTAGAGCTATGGTAGGAGGAGGCAGAGTATGGAGTAGTGGGCGCTGCTGGCAAAGGATGGTGGGGCGCAGGTGGGAAGGGGCGCATGGAAGGCTTTCTGTGGCATTGGGTAGTTTTGAAGGATGGGTGGTGTGGGGAGAGAACAGGATGAGCAAAAGCACGGAGGTGGGGTGTGTGCCCAGGAGTGGTTAGAGAGGGGGGAAGAGGCACTCCCAGCAGAGCCCGGAATGCCAGGCAGAGAGGCACAGACTTTGTCCTGAGGACAGGGTTGGGAGGGTCACGgaaaggttttgagcagaggaggaagagtcTGGTTTCGCTAGATCACTTTTGATCCacttttgaaaaactgaagagGGGTGAACAGTGAAGAGGCCACCGCAATGGTTCAGTGGGGAGGTgtgggccaggctggggcagcGGGGCTGCAGGGAAGAGGTTAGAATTGGGGGAAACTTGTGAGTTAGAATGAAGAAGACACTGGTCAGATGGGAGTGGGGGCCCAGGGAGGATGTAGATGTGGTGTTCAGGTGAGGGTGGGTGGCTCCCTCATGGTTTCCCTGCGCAACTTCTCCCCAGAGTTCAGCCGACGCTGGTGTGTCCTTAGTGACGGGGTCCTGAGCTACTATGAGAACGAGCGGGCAGTGACCCCCAACGGGGAGATTCGGGCCAGCGAGATTGTTTGCCTGGCAGTGTCCCCTCCCAACACCCATGGGTGAGCACCCCCGGGCAGAATCACGTACTGTTATTGCTGTAAggtccaccccctcccccactgggaAGACAGGGAAACAGGTCCAGAGAGGGGCAGGACctccccagggtcacacagcaaactGGGGCTGTATAGGGGTTGAGCCAGCCTCCTGAAGCCCCAGCCTTGGGCTTTCCCCCCAGCTGTTAGGGGGCCAGGTGAAGGGCATTCATGAGAACAATTGGCGGGGAGGTCAGAGAATGGCAGTGATGGGAggggtgggctggggctgggcagggtgggCCTAAATCCTGGCCTGTGTGTCTACAGCTTTGAGCACACCTTTGAGGTGTACACGGAGGGAGAGCGACTCTACCTCTTTGGGCTGGAGAGTGCGGAACTGGCTCGTGAGTGGGTCAAGTGCATTGCTAAGGTGGGCCTGGGTGAGGGGGGGTGTGGAGGGAGTCCTACAGGGCATATGGTGGAACCTCCTGGTGGATCCCATGTATCCCAGCTCCCCAGGATGGAGGGCAGCTGACACAGGGCAGGCTCTCAGGCCAAGGGCCTAATAATCTGCAGCCCTCTGGGAGCAGGTCAGGAGAGCCGTCTTAACTATGTGGGAGAAGGCCTGTGGGCCTTGCACTCCATGGGTGCCCAATACATGTTTAATAATGAATGACAGAGCCATCTTAGGATGAACAGTGCTACTTCCAGGTGGAGTGAGCTCCTGGtcctggaggaaggaggcagggagccTCCAGAGGAGAGTTCTGCCCTGGGGACTAGAGCCAGGTGTCCTCTGGGGTCCCCTGTGCTGTGAGGGCCTATGATTCTTATTCACTGGTTCATTGGCCAGTTGTCTGTGGGGCTCCTGATTGTCAGTTCTCAAAGCACTGGTGAACCAGATGAATTAGTCTTGGTCCTGGCTCTTCAGTAGCTCCCATGCTGGTGGGGAGACAGATGGGGTCCAGACAGCAACAACAGTATAATCAATGCTACAACAGAGGGCAAGAACGCTTTGGTGCCGTGGGGACACAGAGAACGGACATCCTTCTCTGGTATCTAGGAAGGTTTTCCAGAGAAGTGGGGCATGTTACCTAAGTTTGTTCACTGTGCTAGTTCTTCCCTTGGGAAGAGAGAGGCAGCTGGGTGGGCAGAGGGCATgtacctacaagccaaggacagaggtaGTACTGTTGGCTGATGCACTTTCCCACCTCCCTACCAGGCATTTGTGCCTCCCCTGGCTGAGGATCTGCTAGCCCGGGATTTTGAGCGGCTTGGGCGCCTACCCTACAAAGCTGGCCTGAGCCTACAGAGGGCCCAAGAGGGCTGGCTGTCCCTCGCTGGCTCTGAGCTCCGTGCCATCTTCCCAGAAGGGCCTTCTGAAGAGCCGTTGCAGCTGCGGAAACTGCAGGAGCTTTGTGCGTGGACCCAGACATTGGCCTCCCCCAACCTCCAGGGCACCTTATCCTGGactcccaggcccccagcccctccctggaaGCCTGAACACTACCCTGGCCTGGCCATAAGTAGCCAGCCTGCCCTCTCATGTTCTCTCCTGCCCTTGGGGTGCATCTCAGCAACCCCTTGTGTTGGCGGGTGGGTCCCAGGGGTGTGTGCCCCCAGAGAACCTCAGGAGGGAGCAGGTTGGGGACCATGATCCAGGCCTGGGCCTCACTTCAACCGGCCCCTCCACAGCCATCCAAGGGGACGGCGAGAACCAGGTGCTAGTGCTGGTGGAGCGAAGGAGGTGAGCCCTGGCCTCCCTGAGGGTCTCTGAAAAGCCTGTGGCAGTCTGACAGGCCTgggagaggtggggcaggggtgggccCCCAAATGACTCACTATCCCTGGCCCAGGACGCTGTATATCCAGGGAGAGCGGCGGCTGGACTTCGCCGGCTGGCTGGGGGCCATCCAGAAAGCAGCGACAAGCTTGGGGGACACGCTGGCGGAGCAGCAGCTGGGAGACTCGGACATCCCAGTGATTGTGTACCGCTGTGTGGACTACATCACGCAGTGCGGTGAGCCCCGACCCCTGTGATACAGGCCCCGCCCCGCGACACCTTTACCTCCTGCCCCCAGGCCAATTCGGGCTAATTCTCTGTCTTCCAAGTATCCCTCTGAAAGTAGCTCCACTCCCTGACCAAAGCTTTCGGCCCCGCCCTCAGTTTTGCCCCGCCCCCTGCTCGGCCCTGCCCCTGGCTCAGCCCTCCTGCTCTCCAGGCCTGACTTCTGAGGGCATCTACCGCAAGTGTGGGCAGACATCAAAGACCCAGAGGCTGCTGGAGAGCCTGAGGCAGGATGCACGCTCTGTGCGCCTCAAGGAGGGCGAGCAGCATGTGGACGACGTCTCCTCCGCGCTCAAACGCTTCCTGCGAGACCTGCCTGATGGGCTTTTCACTCGAGCCCAGCGCCTATCCTGGCTGGAGGCCTCAGGTGGGTGGGCCCTGCAGCCCGTGCCAAGCCTGAGATCCAGGCCAGTGCTGCTGGCTTGTCCATTCCTATCTCAGGATTCCAGTCCCTTCCCATTATGCACTTGGGCTAGGCATTCCCCCGTAGACAGGCTCCAGTTTCCACTGCTCTGGTTTCCCATTCCCATTGTCACTCTACATAGCCAGGGTCTCCTGAGTACCTGGTGGGATTTGACTTGAAGGGGTGCAGGGAGTACCCCTAGGATGAGTTGCAGAGTAGCCAGTGGTGGGATGGGGAGGTGGGTACAGGGGGAGTCCTGACTTGatctttctccccccacccagagattgaggatgaggaggagaaggTCTCCAGGTACCGAGAGCTCCTGGCACATCTGCCTCCAGTCAACCGGGCCACGGTGAAGGCCCTTATCAGCCACCTGTACTGGTGAGGAGCGATGCTATGGTGGGGCTCTGAGGGGGTGGGGTAGAGAAGATTCTTCTCCTCCCAGTCCTGTTGACTGCCCTCCCTTGGGAACCAGGTAGGCCTGGGAACTGAGTATTGACTTATGTGCCCTAATCTTGGACTTTGTCTCCCAACTTGCTTCCTGCAGGTGGGAGAGTAGAGGAGGTTGCAACTAGGGGCCAGGGTACCTTGGCCAGGTCTCCCaccttcccagccctgccctttcCCAGGATCCAAGACATGGCCAGAAAGATTCCTTTGCTTCCCCTTAACTAGTGCTCTTCTCTGACCAGGGCCTTCCCTGGCCTTACTCGAGGGTCTAGTCATGGATCTGTCAGGAATTGGGAAGATGAGTGGGGAAGTTCTGGGCCGGGCTCCTCATGCAAAgcctcctcctcccctgtccAGCGTCCAGTGCTTCTCAGACACGAACCAGATGAACACGCACAACCTGGCGATCGTGTTTGGGCCCACGCTCTTCCAGACAGATGGGCAAGACTACAAGGCCGGCCGTGTGGTGGAAGACCTCATCAGCCACTACGTGGTGGTGTTCAGTGTGCGTCTGTAGCCCATGGGCAGTGGAGGGCAAGGCAGAGCCTCCCAGGCAGCAGTGACCATCtgtccctgtcccttccctggTTTCCAGGTGGATGAGGAGGAGCTGAGGAAGCAGCGAGAGGAGATCACTGCCATTGTCAAGATGCGTGTGGCTGGCACTGCCAGCGGGACCCAGGTGAAGGCCAGGGCCGAGGGTGGGGAGCTCAAGCCAGCCAGCTGCACCTACTGTCCAGGCCTCCAGCTGAGCCCTGTCTCCTTACACAGCATGCCGGTGACTTCATCTGCACAGTGTACCTAGAGGAGAAAAAGGCGGAAACCGAGCAGCATAttaaggtgggggctggggacctAGAAGCCAAAGGGCCAGAAGAGTCAGGCTGAGCCAGGCACAGGCTCAGGTGGCTGGGAGAGCAGAGCTTCCATCCTGGTTTGCCACCTGCATCTGGCTGATGCTGggtctctctcttccctgcctccccacccagcTCATTAGAACCACTCAGAGACATCCCCCTGCCTCCCAGAACTGCAGAGGGCCCTGAGAGGGGTGGGCTCAGCCCTTGGCTCACGCAACAAGGTTGTGGCAGAGCATAGGTAGGTTGATGTCCTCTCCTTCTCGGTCATCACAGATCCCAGCATCCATGACAGCTGAGGAGCTCACCCTGGAGATCCTGGATCGTAGGAATGTGGGCGTCAGGGAGAAGGACTATTGGACCTGCTTCGAGGTCAATGAGAGGGAGGAGACAGGTGGGTGACCATCAGGTTTGGTGCAGGATGTGGTGCCAGCCTGTCCTTTTCTAGGCTGCAGCCCCAGTCTGCCCTCCCCTACCCCAAAGTGTGGGGAAGTGGTGGTGAGGGGGTTTTGAACGACAGATGTCGCTATCACACTATGATCTCAGTAGTGGTGATAACAGTGTGCTGGTGGGGCTTGAGGTCACAGCTGTAATGTGGCTGACAGGAGGGACAGCGAAGAGAGGGGTAGATGGGATCAGCTATGAAGGTGCTTTCTCAGGTGTCGGTGAGAATGGTGTTGCTTTCAGGGGTGATAATGCTGAATTTGATAATGGGATTGCGGCTGACCCAGTTGGTGGTGAAGGGGGTAGTGGGTGGTGGTGACCGTGTAAgaagggtggggtggtggtgctggtggtggtgctggtgctggtggtgctggtgctggtggtggtatAGGTAAGGATGGTTGTGATGATGTTGTGAAGGGGGGTGATAAAGGCATTTTAAGGTGAAGGACGGCCTTGATGGCAGTGGAGGGTGAGGGTGTCTCTGTTCATTTGTTCTGTTATTTGTTGAGTGCCAGGCACTCAGCTGGGGAGCCAGACGCACAGTCCCTACCCTTGTGGGGGTCAGTCTGGTATGGAATAGGGCCATTAATCCTGTGATCACACCAGTAAACATACAACTACAGCTGTATCGACTGCTGTGCAGGAAAGGGCTGCCACACCACCGGAACTTATAACAGGGTCTCTGTCTTTGGGGTCCCTGAGCGAGGAGGTGAAGGAAGAGTAGAAGTTACATGGTAAAGAGAGGAGCCCAGGTGGTGggaacagcatgggcaaaggcCCTGTGGTGGCCAGAGACAGCGTACTTTCAAGGAACTGGAGATTAAGTCAGTGAGGGGTTGTGGTACCACGTGGTGctgggagagagaggcagaagcaGCTACTTGGGGCCTGGGGCCTGATAACAGGGCAAGGCCAGTGCAGGGTTAGTGACTGGGAGTTTGAAAAGATGGCTCCTTGCTGCTGGGTGgagagaggtgggggagaggggattgAGAGTACACACAGGGGACCACGTTGAAGGTCACAGTATTAGTCCGAGGAGAAGATGGTAACATGTCCAGGGAGGTAGTAAtgcagacagaagcagagattcaACCTGTGGAGGGAGGCTGAGATGGGGGAGGGCTGGTTTTTGGCCAGGGTGGCCTGGCGGGTGGGGCTCTGTTCCCTCCTGAGGACACGGAAGCTCACCAGCCTGGTTTGGGATATGTCAGGTTGGAACAGCTTTAGTTTCAGCAGGATGTGTGGAGCCTGAAGCTCGGGTGTGGGAAGGTGGTCAGGGGCTGATGTGTGGTGGCACAGGAGGTGGAGGGAGTGCGTGGTGCTGGTGCATGT
Coding sequences within:
- the ARAP1 gene encoding arf-GAP with Rho-GAP domain, ANK repeat and PH domain-containing protein 1 isoform X5, with the protein product MTKKEELPVSQVPRAVRVASLLSEGEELSGDDQGDEDEDDHAYEGVPNGGWHTNSLSSSLPSNFLTPQLPPHPMDELPGGPTPVTPVLKAGWLDKNPPQGSYIYQKRWVRLDADYLRYFDSNKDAYSKRFISVACFSRVAAIGDQKFEVITNNRTFAFRAESDAERKEWIQALQQAVAEQRARTRLSSASVLGVRGAEPPDHAGSLELRGFKNKLYVAVVGDKVQLYKNLEEYHLGIGITFIDMSVGNVKEADRRSFDLTTPYRIFSFSAESELEKEQWLEAMQGAIAEALSTSEVAERIWAVAPNRFCADCGAPQPDWASINLCVVICKRCAGEHRGMGAGVSKVRSLKMDKKVWTETLIKLFLQLGNGAGNRFWAASVPPSEALQPNSSPGARRHHLEAKYLEGKYRRYHPLFGNQEELDKALCAAVTTTDLAETQALLGCGAGVNCFSGDPEAPTPLALAEQAGQTLQMEFLRNNRTTEVPRLDLMKPLEKHYSIVLPTVSHSGFLYKTASAGKLLQDRRAREEFSRRWCVLSDGVLSYYENERAVTPNGEIRASEIVCLAVSPPNTHGFEHTFEVYTEGERLYLFGLESAELAREWVKCIAKAFVPPLAEDLLARDFERLGRLPYKAGLSLQRAQEGWLSLAGSELRAIFPEGPSEEPLQLRKLQELSIQGDGENQVLVLVERRRTLYIQGERRLDFAGWLGAIQKAATSLGDTLAEQQLGDSDIPVIVYRCVDYITQCGLTSEGIYRKCGQTSKTQRLLESLRQDARSVRLKEGEQHVDDVSSALKRFLRDLPDGLFTRAQRLSWLEASEIEDEEEKVSRYRELLAHLPPVNRATVKALISHLYCVQCFSDTNQMNTHNLAIVFGPTLFQTDGQDYKAGRVVEDLISHYVVVFSVDEEELRKQREEITAIVKMRVAGTASGTQHAGDFICTVYLEEKKAETEQHIKIPASMTAEELTLEILDRRNVGVREKDYWTCFEVNEREETERPLHFAEKVLPILHGLGTDSYLVVKKHQSMEAMLLYLASHVGDTKHGMMKFREDRSLLGLGLPSGGFHDRYFILNSSCLRLYKEIRSHRPEKEWPVKSLKVYLGVKKKLRPPTCWGFTVVHETEKHEKQQWYLCCETQMELREWFATFLFVQHDGLVWPSEPSRVSRAVPEVRLGSVSLIPLRGNENEMRRSVAAFAADPLSLLRNV